The following are from one region of the Biomphalaria glabrata chromosome 4, xgBioGlab47.1, whole genome shotgun sequence genome:
- the LOC106054093 gene encoding uncharacterized protein LOC106054093, with amino-acid sequence MSCESSDPLLHETVWLNQLQYEKAEADFQKLSLEDVRIDIGDSKRDTFRYDISGLKEETIWFKQNFYENEEANYYMYLAGTSVVSSTLMPGTPVKRLHKQEEKKQPKKQRQDIDTKGEGVEKKLQMNIATLSKTVKTLRDRLGDFHKVQQRKAQAIRDTIERLTSTLEACQTQLQEEVAKASAQLNSFTSVLGEIDSLIDTTNTILDEESWESYKSHKLFCQTLAERVSNLNGEIAQCSDIIHCFQPDTPKSDINRIVGEIAKLSLLKKYSGLDKFISKKESIAKSIKDMLDPGTFRHDEASSSEGSLEGSGSISDNSESEPGAKSTIASKVKASKKLKENKVRNGKDNRNNSSHSANKSLASYQSNRGKTELSFAQNVSAATSKKRNAQGTQNAAQKKQEPFKFKGVSPTSKNPFMHQPGLLGPRPNLMQQAPNHPTSFRFSNLNTLAQQQQRHSLQNFGAFRNPVSTGNQSVFGNLNFNFASQHCGTNSKVLHNPPINFNSSRGQVSSVPNMGGSTRQSKMFQQNHTQNKNMKGTEQFGAQSKNAGFSYPFQRASIGSGLLQNAQGNLLNTFTGLPQGNMEQQLNEMSQKIQQMQLSASQNFQLQRLMQETERLKQMVAQKQHQQQDMFQHQFQGLINAFMQQQQQQLTQGPQSKMAKSVMFQNSQRQRLIQNRQHQLQQQKKYKQQQNKVQLNNPLKKLKPDISKSSEPYRSGAVSGDYKSNITSCMRKKLPRPDSLITRLGTFDPQVPGDKHRAGISSMVVLDELGCIVLTDIINSCLKMYEVTRTHVPSSEYSHSFVTRLELPRPFYMSRLKEDILVISREGKKLSLVKVSKKRLEFLRDVITDVQYYGVTSIRDNLLACAAYTDNRIDLVKILDTSVHVSSLTERRRGPELVCSISLTGSILYLERESDIAVRLFCISQKSVEEFVVDLNSRASDVWNFTSIEDVIICSNKQSNELKLFSITGNFLSDLKFPAGLINHPFAMAFCRNGTLYIANDGDWDSEYGHFITTEINLFEFS; translated from the exons ATGTCATGCGAAAGTTCAGACCCCTTACTGCATGAGACAGTCTGGTTGAATCAGTTACAGTATGAGAAAGCAGAAGCAGATTTTCAAAAGCTTTCTTTGGAAGATGTTAGAATTGATATTGGTGATTCCAAAAGAGACACATTTAGATAT GACATTTCTGGTCTTAAAGAAGAAACTATTTGGTTTAAACAGAACTTTTATGAAAATGAAGAAGCTAATTATTACATGTACCTAGCTGGCACTTCTGTTGTTTCATCTACATTGATGCCTGGCACACCTGTTAAG CGTCTTCATAAACAGGAAGAGAAAAAACAGCCTAAAAAACAACGTCAAGACATTGATACTAAAGGAGAAGGTGTTGAAAAAAAACTTCAGATGAACATTGCAACACTATCAAAGACAGTAAAAACTCTGCGTGATCGTCTTGGGGACTTTCACAAA GTACAGCAACGCAAGGCTCAAGCTATTCGTGACACTATTGAGCGCTTAACTTCTACTCTTGAAGCTTGTCAAACTCAGTTACAAGAGGAGGTGGCTAAAGCATCAGCACAGCTCAATTCATTTACCTCTGTCCTTGGGGAAATAGATTCCCTGATAGATACAACTAATACTATTCTAGACGAAGAGTCTTGGGAAAGCTACAAAAGTCACAAGTTGTTTTGTCAGACATTGGCTGAGCGCGTTTCAAATTTAAATGGAGAAATAGCTCAGTGTTCAGACATCATTCATTGTTTTCAACCAGATACTCCAAAAAGTGATATAAATAGAATAGTTGGAGAAATAGCCAAACTATctttattgaaaaaatattctgGCCTTGATAAGTTCATTTCTAAAAAAGAAAGTATTGCTAAAAGTATAAAAGATATGCTTGATCCAGGTACCTTCAGGCATGATGAGGCTTCTTCTTCTGAAGGAAGTCTAGAAGGCAGTGGATCCATTTCTGACAACTCTGAAAGTGAACCAGGAGCTAAGTCTACTATAGCTTCTAAAGTGAAAGCATCCAAGAAGCTGAAAGAGAACAAAGTACGCAATGGCAAAGATAATCGTAATAATAGTTCACATTCAGCTAACAAGTCACTAGCTAGTTATCAAAGTAATAGAGGGAAAACGGAACTAAGTTTTGCTCAGAATGTATCTGCTGCTActtcaaagaaaagaaatgctCAAGGAACACAAAATGCTGCACAGAAAAAGCAAGAACCCTTCAAATTTAAAGGAGTTTCTCCTACTTCTAAAAATCCTTTTATGCACCAGCCTGGACTACTTGGCCCAAGACCTAATCTCATGCAACAAGCCCCTAACCATCCAACTTCATTTAGGTTTTCCAATTTAAACACATTGGCCCAGCAACAACAACGGCATTCCCTTCAAAATTTCGGTGCATTTCGAAATCCAGTTTCAACAGGAAATCAATCAGTTTTTGGAAACCTTAATTTCAACTTTGCAAGTCAGCATTGTGGTACTAACAGCAAGGTATTGCACAATCCACCAATAAATTTCAATAGTTCTCGAGGACAAGTGAGCTCTGTCCCAAATATGGGTGGAAGTACAAGACAATCAAAGATGTTTCAACAAAACCATACCCAGAATAAGAACATGAAAGGGACTGAACAGTTTGGAGCTCAGTCTAAAAATGCTGGATTTTCCTATCCATTCCAAAGAGCCTCAATAGGATCAGGATTATTGCAAAATGCACAGGGCAATTTATTAAATACCTTTACAGGATTACCTCAAGGAAATATGGAGCAGCAGTTGAATGAAATGTCTCAAAAGATTCAGCAAATGCAGCTTTCTGCTAGCCAAAATTTTCAACTTCAGCGACTAATGCAAGAGACTGAAAGATTAAAACAAATGGTTGCTCAGAAACAACATCAGCAGCAAGATATGTTTCAACATCAGTTTCAGGGACTCATCAATGCTTTCATGCAACAGCAACAGCAGCAATTGACCCAAGGCCCACAATCTAAGATGGCAAAATCTGTGATGTTTCAAAATTCCCAAAGACAGCGTCTTATTCAAAACCGACAGCATCAGcttcaacagcaaaaaaaatacaaacagcaGCAAAATAAAGTGCAGTTGAACAACCCATTGAAAAAATTGAAACCTGACATTTCTAAAAGCTCAGAACCTTACAGAAGTGGTGCTGTATCTGGGGACTATAAGTCCAATATCACTTCATGTATGCGTAAGAAATTACCAAGACCTGACTCTCTAATCACAAGGCTAGGTACTTTTGACCCACAAGTCCCTGGAGATAAGCACAGGGCAGGCATCAGTTCCATGGTTGTATTGGATGAATTAGGCTGCATTGTCCTTACTGACATCATCAACAGTTGTTTGAAGATGTATGAGGTCACAAGAACACATGTGCCCTCTAGTGAGTACTCACACAGCTTTGTCACCAGACTGGAGCTCCCAAGGCCATTCTACATGAGTAGGTTGAAGGAAGACATACTAGTCATTAGTAGAGAAGGCAAGAAGCTAAGCTTGGTTAAGGTATCCAAGAAGAGATTAGAGTTTCTCCGGGATGTTATCACTGATGTCCAGTACTATGGTGTGACCTCTATCAGGGATAATCTCCTTGCTTGTGCTGCTTACACAGACAACAGAATTGACCTGGTGAAGATCCTGGATACTTCTGTTCATGTTTCCAGTCTTACAGAACGTAGGAGAGGACCAGAACTTGTCTGCAGTATTTCCCTTACTGGGTCCATTCTGTACCTTGAGCGAGAGTCTGACATTGCTGTGAGATTGTTCTGCATCTCTCAGAAAAGTGTAGAGGAGTTTGTTGTTGATTTAAACTCTAGAGCATCTGATGTTTGGAATTTTACATCCATTGAAGATGTAATCATCTGTAGCAACAAGCAGAGTAATGAACTTAAACTTTTTTCAATTACTGGCAACTTTTTGAGTGATCTTAAGTTTCCTGCAGGCTTGATTAATCATCCTTTTGCAATGGCTTTTTGCCGCAATGGAACACTTTACATAGCCAATGATGGAGACTGGGATAGTGAATATGGGCATTTCATAACTACAGAAATTAATCTGTTTGAGTTTTCATAA